One window of Dysidea avara chromosome 11, odDysAvar1.4, whole genome shotgun sequence genomic DNA carries:
- the LOC136239606 gene encoding pyruvate kinase PKM-like isoform X2 produces the protein MAVPPNKRTRNESGSGSEVPQGLAASAATHIEHLSLLDIDSPLSVVRNTGIVCTIGPASNSVETLVKLIDSGMAIARMNFSHGDHEYHGNTVANVRKANLQVPDRYIAIALDTKGPEVRTGLLKGGSGAEIELKDKDLITLSTDRKFADCGDNNTLYVDYVNITKVVQVGSLVYVDDGLISLRVKEIGPDYLKTEVVNGGRIGSRKGVNLPGLEVDLPAVSEKDIKDLKFGVEQDVDMVFASFIRKASDVRAVREVLGEKGKHIAIISKIENHEGVRKFDEILEASEGIMVARGDLGIEIPPEKVFLAQKMMIGRCNKAGKPVIVATQMLESMIEKPRPTRAETSDVANAVLDGTDCVMLSGETAKGKYPVEAVRMMSSVCLEAEAAMFHRVMYHELRDLTPTPTPTTTTTAIAAVDASFSQNCAAIICLTTTGRSAFLLSKYKPRCPIIAITRDHRTARRCHLYRGVHPYLYSEPISPKGWTDDMENRFKEGIEFGRSKNFIHSGSTIVLLSGWKPGPAHTNTVRILTLE, from the exons ATGGCTGTGCCACCGAACAAGCGTACCCGTAATGAGTCTGGCTCGGGTAGTGAAGTACCCCAAGGCCTGGCAGCGTCTGCTGCCACCCATATTGAGCATCTCAGCCTGTTAGACATTGACTCACCACTATCTGTAGTGAGGAACACTGGAATTGTGTGTACAATTG GTCCTGCTAGTAACAGTGTAGAGACACTGGTGAAGCTTATTGACAGTGGGATGGCCATTGCTCGTATGAATTTTTCACATGGAGATCATGAG TATCATGGTAACACAGTTGCTAACGTACGCAAAGCAAACCTTCAGGTTCCAGACCGATACATTGCTATTGCTTTAGACACCAAGGGACCAGAAGTGCGCACTGGATTACTAAAGGGA GGAAGTGGTGCAGAAATAGAGTTGAAGGATAAAGACCTCATCACTCTGTCCACAGATCGCAAGTTTGCTGACTGTGGGGACAATAACACCCTCTATGTGGACTATGTCAATATCACCAAG GTTGTACAAGTTGGTTCGCTGGTGTATGTTGATGATGGGCTGATTAGTCTTCGAGTGAAAGAGATAGGACCAGATTATCTCAAGACTGAGGTGGTTAATGGCGGTAGAATTGGCTCCCGAAAAGGAGTGAATCTTCCGGGATTGGAGGTTGATCTACCTGCTGTATCAGAGAAGGACATCAA GGATCTCAAATTTGGAGTTGAACAAGATGTGGACATGGTGTTTGCCTCATTTATTCGTAAAGCATCAGATGTGCGTGCTGTACGTGAGGTGCTTGGAGAGAAGGGCAAACATATTGCAATTATCTCCAAA ATCGAGAACCATGAAGGAGTGAGAAAATTTGATGAGATTCTTGAAGCTAGTGAAGGCATTATGGTTGCTCGAGGTGATCTTGGTATTGAGATCCCTCCAGAAAAAGTGTTCCTTGCACAGAAGATGATGATCGGACGTTGCAACAAAGCAGGAAAACCTGTCATCGTAGCCACACAG ATGTTAGAGAGTATGATTGAGAAGCCACGTCCCACCAGAGCTGAGACAAGTGATGTAGCTAATGCTGTACTTGATGGTACTGACTGTGTAATGTTGTCTGGAGAGACTGCTAAag GGAAGTACCCAGTTGAGGCAGTGAGGATGATGAGTAGTGTTTGTTTAGAAGCAGAGGCTGCAATGTTCCATCGTGTGATGTACCATGAGCTGCGAGACCTCACCCCTACTCCAACTcccaccaccaccactaccGCCATTGCTGCTGTGGATGCTTCCTTCTCTCAGAACTGTGCAGCCATCATCTGTCTCACCACTACTGGAAG GTCTGCATTTTTGCTGAGCAAGTACAAGCCGAGATGTCCTATCATTGCTATAACCCGTGACCATCGTACAGCCAGAAGG TGTCACTTGTACAGAGGGGTACATCCTTACCTCTACTCGGAGCCCATCAGCCCAAAGGGATGGACAGATGACATGGAGAACAGGTTTAAGGAGGGAATCGAGTTTGGTCGAAGCAAGAACTTCATCCATTCTGGAAGCACCATCGTATTGTTGAGTGGATGGAAACCTGGTCCTGCACATACCAATACTGTAAGAATCCTGACACTGGAGTGA
- the LOC136239606 gene encoding pyruvate kinase PKM-like isoform X1, whose protein sequence is MTEATEQPMAVPPNKRTRNESGSGSEVPQGLAASAATHIEHLSLLDIDSPLSVVRNTGIVCTIGPASNSVETLVKLIDSGMAIARMNFSHGDHEYHGNTVANVRKANLQVPDRYIAIALDTKGPEVRTGLLKGGSGAEIELKDKDLITLSTDRKFADCGDNNTLYVDYVNITKVVQVGSLVYVDDGLISLRVKEIGPDYLKTEVVNGGRIGSRKGVNLPGLEVDLPAVSEKDIKDLKFGVEQDVDMVFASFIRKASDVRAVREVLGEKGKHIAIISKIENHEGVRKFDEILEASEGIMVARGDLGIEIPPEKVFLAQKMMIGRCNKAGKPVIVATQMLESMIEKPRPTRAETSDVANAVLDGTDCVMLSGETAKGKYPVEAVRMMSSVCLEAEAAMFHRVMYHELRDLTPTPTPTTTTTAIAAVDASFSQNCAAIICLTTTGRSAFLLSKYKPRCPIIAITRDHRTARRCHLYRGVHPYLYSEPISPKGWTDDMENRFKEGIEFGRSKNFIHSGSTIVLLSGWKPGPAHTNTVRILTLE, encoded by the exons ATGACTGAAGCTACTGAACAACCC ATGGCTGTGCCACCGAACAAGCGTACCCGTAATGAGTCTGGCTCGGGTAGTGAAGTACCCCAAGGCCTGGCAGCGTCTGCTGCCACCCATATTGAGCATCTCAGCCTGTTAGACATTGACTCACCACTATCTGTAGTGAGGAACACTGGAATTGTGTGTACAATTG GTCCTGCTAGTAACAGTGTAGAGACACTGGTGAAGCTTATTGACAGTGGGATGGCCATTGCTCGTATGAATTTTTCACATGGAGATCATGAG TATCATGGTAACACAGTTGCTAACGTACGCAAAGCAAACCTTCAGGTTCCAGACCGATACATTGCTATTGCTTTAGACACCAAGGGACCAGAAGTGCGCACTGGATTACTAAAGGGA GGAAGTGGTGCAGAAATAGAGTTGAAGGATAAAGACCTCATCACTCTGTCCACAGATCGCAAGTTTGCTGACTGTGGGGACAATAACACCCTCTATGTGGACTATGTCAATATCACCAAG GTTGTACAAGTTGGTTCGCTGGTGTATGTTGATGATGGGCTGATTAGTCTTCGAGTGAAAGAGATAGGACCAGATTATCTCAAGACTGAGGTGGTTAATGGCGGTAGAATTGGCTCCCGAAAAGGAGTGAATCTTCCGGGATTGGAGGTTGATCTACCTGCTGTATCAGAGAAGGACATCAA GGATCTCAAATTTGGAGTTGAACAAGATGTGGACATGGTGTTTGCCTCATTTATTCGTAAAGCATCAGATGTGCGTGCTGTACGTGAGGTGCTTGGAGAGAAGGGCAAACATATTGCAATTATCTCCAAA ATCGAGAACCATGAAGGAGTGAGAAAATTTGATGAGATTCTTGAAGCTAGTGAAGGCATTATGGTTGCTCGAGGTGATCTTGGTATTGAGATCCCTCCAGAAAAAGTGTTCCTTGCACAGAAGATGATGATCGGACGTTGCAACAAAGCAGGAAAACCTGTCATCGTAGCCACACAG ATGTTAGAGAGTATGATTGAGAAGCCACGTCCCACCAGAGCTGAGACAAGTGATGTAGCTAATGCTGTACTTGATGGTACTGACTGTGTAATGTTGTCTGGAGAGACTGCTAAag GGAAGTACCCAGTTGAGGCAGTGAGGATGATGAGTAGTGTTTGTTTAGAAGCAGAGGCTGCAATGTTCCATCGTGTGATGTACCATGAGCTGCGAGACCTCACCCCTACTCCAACTcccaccaccaccactaccGCCATTGCTGCTGTGGATGCTTCCTTCTCTCAGAACTGTGCAGCCATCATCTGTCTCACCACTACTGGAAG GTCTGCATTTTTGCTGAGCAAGTACAAGCCGAGATGTCCTATCATTGCTATAACCCGTGACCATCGTACAGCCAGAAGG TGTCACTTGTACAGAGGGGTACATCCTTACCTCTACTCGGAGCCCATCAGCCCAAAGGGATGGACAGATGACATGGAGAACAGGTTTAAGGAGGGAATCGAGTTTGGTCGAAGCAAGAACTTCATCCATTCTGGAAGCACCATCGTATTGTTGAGTGGATGGAAACCTGGTCCTGCACATACCAATACTGTAAGAATCCTGACACTGGAGTGA